TTGTTTATGCGTTCAAGCTACTCCATAGTCTGGCCTTTGTCAATGAATATGGCAATATGCTGGCAGGTTTTACAAAATCAGGCCGGGCAACATGATGTCTTCAACATATTTCCGCTGCCTTTCCAGTTCCTCCGGGGTATCCGTAGGAGTGAGATTGATCATGGCGCCGAAACGCAGCGTGACGCGGGAAAAGGGTTTGGGGAGCATGAACCTGTCCCAACTGTTGAAGTGCCAAGCCTTGTCGGCGGAAATATACATCGGGACAATGGACGCGCCGGTGGCCTGGGCAAGGTAAATAGCGCCGCGTTTCAGTTTGCCCGCCGGTCCCTGGGGACCGTCAGCGATATGGGCGGCCAGGCCGTTTTCTTTTAATTTTTCCACAAGGATCTTCAGCGCCTGACTTCCTCCCCGTGATGAGGAGCCTCGGACGGGGAGCCAGCCGCACTTCGCCGCAACACCGGCAATCATTTCCCCATCCTGACTCTGACTGATCATGATGCTGGGCCGGTATGAACGATAATTTTCAAAGTGCCTGATGATGGCGAAAAACTGCTGATGCCAGCCACACAACAGGACCTTCCCTCCCCCTTGCAGGTAAGCAAGCCAGGCAGCTTCATTTTCCACGGTCAACCGGAAAGTCCGGCTATAGCAGCGCACTATCCAGTAAAGCAGCACTGTAATCAAGGGGTGAGTGAGAATGGATTTCAGTCTGCGGGGCATAAAGAGTTTCACCTGAAAATGGAGATCAAATCCCCCTTGCTCCCCCTTTTCTAAAGGGGGAATTTACGGTTCCCCTCTTTGGCAAAGAGGGGGTAGGGAAGATTTTCTTTGTCCTTTGTGATGGCATGCTGTCATCAGCGATTGACCTGAAAATGGAGATCAAATCCCCCTTACTCCCCCTTTGCTAAAGGGGGAATTTGTGGTTTCCTGTAAAAAAGGGGCGCGATATTCCGCGCCCCTGGTTATTAAATCAACAATAGAAACAAGGCATTACCTGTTTTTCCATTCCGCCTTGCGTCTCTCGAAATAACTGTTCATGCCCTCCTGTGTATCCTCGGTCTTCATGAGGGTGTTCAGGAAGAGATTTCCCACATCCGCCAGGGCCGCGGCAAATCCCTTATCCAGGTTCTGCCGGACGGCGCGTTTGTTGAGGCGAATGATGAGCGGGCTGCTTGATTTTATTTCGCCCACCAGTTTTTCCAGCTCCGCGCTAAACTTGTCATCGTCCGTCGTCTGGGATACGAACCCCAGGGAGCGGGCCTCGTCGGCCGTGTAGCGCTTGCCTGTAACGCAGACTTCCAGGGCCTTGGCCTGTCCAATCAGTTTGGGCAGACGGATGGCCGCGTAGGGAGGAAAGAAGCCCAGCTTGATTTCGGGCTGGCCGAAGGAGGCGCCTTTGGCCGCGATGATCATGTCGCAGGCGATGGCCACCTCCATCCCTCCGCCAAGGCAGGCGCCGTGCACCGCTGCGATGGTCGGGATCTCCAGCTTGTCCATGAGTTCAAAGAGCCGGTTGAAGGTGGCGATCATCTCGTCCACGAGTTCCGGCTTATGGTCACCCACATCTACGCCGGCGCACCAACTGGGCCCCTCGCCGGTGATGACTAAGCATTTCAGGTCCTTGTCCGCCAGGAGCGCCGAAAGTTCGCTGTTGATTTCCTTCATCATGGCGATGCTCAGCATGTTGTGTTTGGGCCGATTGAAGATAATGCGGGCAATGCCGCCATCTTTTTCCGTTTTAATGTATGTGTACGCCATTATTCACCTCATGCCTTATGAAAGACATAGTTAATCTGACCGTTTGGCAGGGGATTGGGCGCGGCCTTCATCGCCATGCCTACTTTTATATCCGCTTCGGGTACATCGGCGGCGAGCCGTCCGAATACCTTGTAGGTTCCGTAGTCCAAAAGGGCAATGGAGTAGGGCAAGTCGCCCTCAAATCCTACCGGTGCATACTGCAGCTTGCTGTAGGTAACGAGCTTGCCCGTGCCGGTCACCGTGAACCATTCCATATCGCTGGAAAGGCACTTGTAACAGTCCGCCCGGGGCGGAAAAAACACCATGCCGCAGACCTTGCATTTGGTGCCCGTGACCTTGCCCTCTTCGAGTTTCGTGATGAAATCATTTGTTTTCGTCAGGGAGGTAAAGCTCACCGTCCCGAATTTTTTGAAGCGCGCATCTACTTCTTTTTTCTCAGCCATTATTCTACCTCCCCAAGATGGTGACGTTGCCGTAAAGACCAACGCCGCCGATGTTATGCACCAGACCAATTGCCGGATCCTTCACCTGCATCGCGCCCGCTTCGCCCCTGAGCTGCAGGACGATCGTCCTGATCTGCGAGCCGCCGGTGGCGCCGATGGGATGCCCCTTGGACAACAGGCCGCCGTCAACATTCACGGGGATCCTGCCCTCCTTGTAGGTTTCCTTGTTCCGGATCAGGCCTATGCCTTCTCCGGGCTTGGCAAAACCCAGGGCTTCATAGGCCAGCAGTTCAGCAATCGTGAAACAGTCGTGCACCTCTGCTACATC
The window above is part of the Deltaproteobacteria bacterium genome. Proteins encoded here:
- a CDS encoding lysophospholipid acyltransferase family protein, which codes for MPRRLKSILTHPLITVLLYWIVRCYSRTFRLTVENEAAWLAYLQGGGKVLLCGWHQQFFAIIRHFENYRSYRPSIMISQSQDGEMIAGVAAKCGWLPVRGSSSRGGSQALKILVEKLKENGLAAHIADGPQGPAGKLKRGAIYLAQATGASIVPMYISADKAWHFNSWDRFMLPKPFSRVTLRFGAMINLTPTDTPEELERQRKYVEDIMLPGLIL
- a CDS encoding enoyl-CoA hydratase/isomerase family protein, encoding MAYTYIKTEKDGGIARIIFNRPKHNMLSIAMMKEINSELSALLADKDLKCLVITGEGPSWCAGVDVGDHKPELVDEMIATFNRLFELMDKLEIPTIAAVHGACLGGGMEVAIACDMIIAAKGASFGQPEIKLGFFPPYAAIRLPKLIGQAKALEVCVTGKRYTADEARSLGFVSQTTDDDKFSAELEKLVGEIKSSSPLIIRLNKRAVRQNLDKGFAAALADVGNLFLNTLMKTEDTQEGMNSYFERRKAEWKNR
- a CDS encoding Zn-ribbon domain-containing OB-fold protein translates to MAEKKEVDARFKKFGTVSFTSLTKTNDFITKLEEGKVTGTKCKVCGMVFFPPRADCYKCLSSDMEWFTVTGTGKLVTYSKLQYAPVGFEGDLPYSIALLDYGTYKVFGRLAADVPEADIKVGMAMKAAPNPLPNGQINYVFHKA